One genomic segment of Lodderomyces beijingensis strain CBS 14171 genome assembly, chromosome: 6 includes these proteins:
- a CDS encoding mitochondrial 37S ribosomal protein uS17m, giving the protein MARQNFVGLVVSQGRANKTVKVRVQGKVYDRRVDKEIIRRKDFLVHDEGNICKEGDIVRIESIPKVSKRKAFAIAEIKVNRGQQFAQYEELARRRSKQEHEQEARKFLEDRQKFQSLITQLDDLKRLDELSHLITKNIETEQEAHAAGETAPSVDNSFLLNEVNAIKAKYQIQAWPSTEPILDIELNQPVYQTEIEKRVYHMKHILRELMENPSYAARKIEIIQDKLGKEKRIEDLKPAVQKNIMRSWLLKEKNECPVPFP; this is encoded by the coding sequence ATGGCCAGGCAGAACTTTGTAGGGTTGGTTGTCTCGCAGGGCCGAGCAAACAAGACGGTCAAAGTGCGGGTACAGGGCAAAGTCTACGACCGAAGAGTAGACAAGGAGATCATCAGACGTAAGGATTTCCTCGTGCATGACGAAGGCAACATATGCAAAGAAGGAGACATTGTGCGAATTGAAAGTATCCCCAAAGTGTCCAAACGCAAGGCGTTTGCCATTGCCGAGATCAAAGTCAATCGAGGCCAACAGTTTGCCCAATACGAGGAGTTGGCGAGACGAAGAAGCAAGCAGGAGCACGAGCAGGAAGCGAGGAAATTTCTTGAGGACAGACAAAAATTCCAGAGCTTGATTACGCAGTTGGACGACTTGAAGCGACTCGACGAGTTGAGCCATCTCATTACGAAGAACATTGAAACTGAACAAGAAGCACACGCGGCAGGCGAAACGGCGCCCAGCGTTGACAATAGCTTCCTCTTGAACGAAGTCAATGCCATCAAGGCCAAATACCAAATCCAGGCGTGGCCCTCGACGGAGCCCATCCTCGACATCGAGCTCAACCAGCCTGTATACCAAACCGAAATCGAAAAAAGGGTATACCACATGAAACACATCTTGCGTGAATTGATGGAGAACCCCAGCTATGCCGCGCGGAAAATCGAAATAATCCAAGACAAGCTCGGGAAGGAGAAACGGATTGAGGATTTGAAGCCTGCTGTTCAGAAGAATATCATGAGAAGTTGGCtcttgaaggagaagaacGAGTGTCCCGTGCCCTTCCCTTGA